TGGCTTGCTCTCTCTTAATGTAAACGCTTTCTCCTGCATATAAATCGCTCCTCGTTTTTCTCAGCCCTTCCCCTTCATTCACCATGATTTAAATTTATTCTGATACGTGTGGAAGCATTTTTATTATTATTTAGTTTTTATTATATAAATCACGATAATGTTTTTAGATGACGTTTTTATGACAGTTTAATAATTCAGAAAAAATCAATGAACATCAGCTAGATAAGTTTTCTTTTATAGACTATGCTGTATAGGTCTCTTAAATGTGATATTTAATAATGAGCGATGTCGGTCTGTTAACTGAATTAAATCAAATGATTCATTATTATGTGACACGGAATGGATATCAACCAACACGAATTATTCTCGGGTATAAAGCCTATACCACCCTCATGCAAGACCAAAACTTTTCTAACGAAGTCCTAAATTCCGCACTCGATCCGAATAAACGTAAATACAAGAAACTGAAAATCAAACTGACCAAGGACGATGATCAGTTAGAACTTGAATAAGTAGCGATGACTGAAGTAAATCTATGATTATCAAAGCGACCCAACAAGACCATGTAACCTTATTAGACATCTGGGAAAAATCGGTCAGAGCGACGCATGACTTTTTACCTGAAGCGATGATTGCAGAGCTCAAGCCACTGATCATGAATGAATATTTTCATCATGTTGCACTATATAAATATGTGATTGAGCATAAAATTGTCGGCTTTCTTGGCAGCAGTAGCGACAATATTGAAATGCTGTTTATTCTGCCAGAATATCGAAGATCGGGGATCGGCAAGGCCCTACTCGATTTTGCAGTCACACAACTTCAGATCTATAAAGTTGATGTGAATGAGCAGAATCTACAAGCCGTTCAGTTTTATCAAAAAATGGGATTTCAGACGATGAGTCGTTCAGAGCTCGATGGTCAGGGAAACCCCTATCCGCTTTTACATCTACACATCAGCCCCTAAAGACTTATTCGTCCTCATAAAGAAACACGTGTTCAATGCTCAACCCAAATGCATGAGCAATTTTAAAGGCAAGCGTTAGACTCGGGTCATAGCGCTCTTTTTCAATGGCATTAATGGTTTGCCGCGATACACTGACATGATCCCCCAAGTCGCTTTGCGACCAGCCTTTGTCTTTTCTCAACTGGGGTACATTATTTTTCATCGATATTTCCAAGTTCCTACGGCGGTTGCAATTGACCAAAGCATCGCCATCATCGGCCAAATGATAAACATGGTCAGTTTTGGAAAGCCCACATTTTCCAGAAAGCCATAACTAAACGTAATCAGAGATGTGCCTACAAAGCTGATGCCAAGCGCCTGTAATTGTATCTTCTGTTGCAGTTCATCAAAACGTTTGAATTGTTGAATAATCACAAATGCAATCAGCAATGCCGGCAACATTGGCGTTAATGAAACAACAATTTTAAGCCATTGTTGATCAATAAAATTTAAAACTTTTAATGAGCCGATCAAAACCACCACATAGATTGCAATCGCGATCAGCAGCTGCAACAAATTCCGAGAATAATTCATACCACACCATGTAAAGTAAGCTTTACATCAGTATATTTAGCACACAACATAATGTAAAGCATACTTTACATATTTTTCATTATTTCAACTCTAGTAGATGTTCACTTCTCACCGAATTGATCATTTTGAAAGATAAGTTCAGTAAATGAGTCACTGAGCAAATTTATTTTTTCTTCTAATATGCGGCTATTGAATAGCAAGCTTCGAGCGTTAGGTTCACATGACTCAATTGCCAAAAGTTAAACGTCGTCTTCTCAACTCGCAAACTGCGAAAAAATTGCTGAATAGCCGTAGCGGACGTCAGGCACGCCATATCTTCTCGAATGCGACTGATCGCATTTTACGTGGGCATCAACTTGCGCTTTCTGGAAGCACACCTTTTGATATTGTGTATCAACGTGAAATTATCAGCCTACGTCACTATACAGCGGCAACGGAGAACACAACCCAGCATCGTATTCCCTTGGTGATTGTGCCCCCTCTGGCTGCCAATATGCTGATCTATGATTTATTTCCAAATCGCAGCCTCGTGCGCTATTTTCTGGCCCAAGGTTTTGATGTGTATCTGATTGACTGGGGTACCCCGAGCCTACGCCAAGCCAAATATAATCTTGGTACTTACGTGAAAACGTTTATGCCCGACTTTATCGAAAAGATTCGTGAGCATAGCGGTCAGCAACAACTTTCACTGTTTGGCTGGAGTCTAGGCGGCGCTTTATCCTTGTGTTATACCGCTCTATTCAAAGATAAAAACATCCAGAATCTGATGATCTTGGCTTCACCTATCAACACGCATAAATCAGGTTATATGGGTAAGTTTTATCAGCGTCTTACCGTACCTGCGCAATGGATTCGGAGTAATACCAAGTTCCGTATTCATCAAGTGCCGAGCCGAGTGTTCCATATTCATGGCTGGCAAAATACGCTGGGATTTAAACTCACCGATCCAATCGGAAACTTTAAAAACTATTGGGATCTGTTAAAAAACCTGAATGATCGCCAATTTGTGATTAACCACGCCACCTCAAGCTCCTTTGTCGACAATATGCTGGCCTATCCAGGCGGTGTAATGCGCGATATTATTCTGCGCTTCTGGATTGATAATGAACTATCGACGGGTTCGGTTCAATTTGGTGAGCAAAGTGCAAATCTAAAAGATATTGATTGTTCAGTACTGGCAATTGGCGGCAGTAGCGACATTATCGTAACTGCGGAAGCAGTACGTCCACTGATGGATTTAA
This genomic stretch from Acinetobacter sp. C32I harbors:
- a CDS encoding alpha/beta fold hydrolase, with the translated sequence MTQLPKVKRRLLNSQTAKKLLNSRSGRQARHIFSNATDRILRGHQLALSGSTPFDIVYQREIISLRHYTAATENTTQHRIPLVIVPPLAANMLIYDLFPNRSLVRYFLAQGFDVYLIDWGTPSLRQAKYNLGTYVKTFMPDFIEKIREHSGQQQLSLFGWSLGGALSLCYTALFKDKNIQNLMILASPINTHKSGYMGKFYQRLTVPAQWIRSNTKFRIHQVPSRVFHIHGWQNTLGFKLTDPIGNFKNYWDLLKNLNDRQFVINHATSSSFVDNMLAYPGGVMRDIILRFWIDNELSTGSVQFGEQSANLKDIDCSVLAIGGSSDIIVTAEAVRPLMDLISSSDKQFEIVPGGHMGLVSGSQAPELVWPVVTQWLAPRSE
- a CDS encoding GNAT family N-acetyltransferase codes for the protein MIIKATQQDHVTLLDIWEKSVRATHDFLPEAMIAELKPLIMNEYFHHVALYKYVIEHKIVGFLGSSSDNIEMLFILPEYRRSGIGKALLDFAVTQLQIYKVDVNEQNLQAVQFYQKMGFQTMSRSELDGQGNPYPLLHLHISP
- a CDS encoding helix-turn-helix transcriptional regulator; amino-acid sequence: MKNNVPQLRKDKGWSQSDLGDHVSVSRQTINAIEKERYDPSLTLAFKIAHAFGLSIEHVFLYEDE